The following coding sequences lie in one Polynucleobacter necessarius genomic window:
- a CDS encoding DUF3426 domain-containing protein, which translates to MLRVEIQNRLAIPILLPNLEISLTDAEESEIKVILLSPKEWLPASWQESHPDFLKIGAPSGEIIQAELPISLPTNAAGYRLRVAYPQ; encoded by the coding sequence ATGCTGCGTGTTGAAATACAAAATCGACTTGCAATACCAATTTTGCTGCCTAATTTAGAAATTTCTCTCACCGATGCGGAAGAATCTGAGATCAAAGTCATTTTACTCAGCCCAAAAGAGTGGTTACCAGCTAGCTGGCAAGAATCTCATCCAGATTTTTTAAAAATAGGCGCACCTTCCGGTGAAATCATTCAAGCGGAATTACCAATATCTTTGCCCACAAATGCCGCGGGGTACCGACTGCGCGTTGCTTACCCCCAGTAA
- the aroQ gene encoding type II 3-dehydroquinate dehydratase produces the protein MSKKASILVIQGPNLNLLGTREPEVYGKTTMQDIHNRLGELANAQSVELDTYQSNHEGELIDRIQQAKKDGVNFIIINPGAFTHTSVALRDALAGVAIPFTEVHLSNIHQREEFRRHSYLSDIATGVICGLGAIGYELALQAAIARLQK, from the coding sequence ATGTCGAAAAAAGCTTCAATTCTCGTGATTCAAGGCCCAAACCTAAACCTATTGGGAACTCGTGAGCCAGAGGTTTATGGCAAAACTACTATGCAAGACATCCACAATAGACTGGGTGAGCTTGCAAATGCCCAATCGGTGGAACTAGATACTTATCAGAGTAACCATGAAGGCGAGTTGATTGATCGTATTCAACAGGCTAAAAAAGATGGGGTGAATTTCATCATCATCAATCCAGGCGCATTTACACACACTAGTGTTGCCCTTCGGGATGCGCTAGCCGGAGTTGCCATTCCTTTTACAGAAGTACATTTATCAAACATTCATCAGCGCGAAGAATTTCGTAGGCATTCCTACTTATCCGATATCGCCACTGGTGTCATTTGTGGCCTAGGGGCAATTGGCTACGAGCTAGCACTACAAGCTGCCATTGCCCGTTTACAAAAATAA
- a CDS encoding carbohydrate kinase family protein has translation MASLICGSIAYDTIMNFEGKFADQILPDQIHILNVAFLVPSMRREFGGCAGNIAYNLNLLGGDPIIMATVGADAAPYLSRLKDLKIDASHIRQIDHAFTAQAMITTDQMNNQITAFHPGAMGESHLNQVAAVVAERNKNAKGVPKFGIVAPDGRQGMWEHCHQLAEANIPFIFDPGQGLPMFDGPELLELIDIASYLAVNDYEGEMLSQRTGLSLAKIAERVKALIVTKGAEGADIYSEGKCIAIPPVPAAKVVDPTGCGDAFRGGLLFGLENSMGWETTGRLASLMGSIKITHQGPQNHQTSKSQIVEQFKSAFGFSF, from the coding sequence ATGGCTAGCCTGATCTGCGGCTCTATCGCATACGACACCATCATGAACTTTGAAGGCAAATTTGCTGATCAAATCCTGCCTGACCAGATTCATATTCTGAATGTTGCTTTTTTAGTACCCAGTATGCGTCGTGAATTTGGTGGTTGCGCCGGCAATATTGCGTACAACCTCAATCTTTTGGGTGGCGATCCGATCATCATGGCAACGGTAGGTGCTGATGCCGCACCATATCTGAGTCGACTCAAAGATCTCAAAATTGATGCAAGCCATATTCGTCAGATTGATCACGCCTTTACAGCTCAGGCCATGATCACCACTGACCAAATGAATAATCAAATAACTGCCTTCCACCCAGGCGCTATGGGAGAGTCTCACTTAAACCAAGTTGCTGCTGTAGTTGCAGAGCGCAATAAAAATGCCAAGGGCGTTCCTAAATTTGGAATCGTAGCCCCCGACGGGCGCCAAGGAATGTGGGAGCACTGCCACCAGTTAGCAGAGGCCAATATTCCTTTTATCTTTGATCCAGGCCAAGGTTTGCCAATGTTTGATGGCCCAGAGCTTCTAGAGCTGATCGATATCGCCAGCTACTTAGCAGTTAACGACTACGAAGGTGAGATGCTCTCGCAAAGAACAGGATTGAGCTTGGCCAAAATCGCTGAGCGCGTCAAAGCCTTAATCGTTACTAAAGGCGCTGAGGGTGCAGATATCTACAGCGAGGGTAAATGTATCGCCATCCCACCTGTACCAGCTGCAAAAGTAGTAGACCCCACTGGTTGTGGCGATGCATTTCGCGGAGGTCTTTTGTTTGGACTAGAAAATAGTATGGGCTGGGAGACTACTGGTCGCTTAGCCAGCCTAATGGGTTCAATCAAAATTACCCATCAAGGACCACAAAATCACCAAACCAGCAAATCGCAGATTGTCGAACAATTCAAATCAGCGTTCGGATTTAGCTTTTAA
- the accB gene encoding acetyl-CoA carboxylase biotin carboxyl carrier protein: MDLRKLKTLIDLVSESGISELEVNESEDRVRIVNAVSPAPAGQVVYANPAPAPMMQASPVVPAAVAAPATEAPAVESGFVARSPMVGTFYRAPNPESPNFVNIGDTVKVGQTLCIIEAMKLLNEIESEKDGVIKEILCENGQGVEFDQPLFVIA; the protein is encoded by the coding sequence ATGGATCTAAGAAAACTCAAAACCTTGATTGATCTAGTTTCTGAATCAGGCATCTCTGAACTAGAAGTGAATGAAAGCGAGGACCGTGTTCGTATTGTGAATGCAGTCTCTCCAGCACCCGCAGGACAAGTCGTCTACGCCAACCCTGCTCCTGCACCTATGATGCAAGCCTCCCCTGTAGTACCGGCCGCTGTAGCAGCACCAGCGACTGAAGCACCTGCGGTGGAGTCTGGATTTGTAGCACGCTCACCAATGGTAGGCACCTTCTACCGCGCTCCAAACCCAGAGTCGCCAAATTTCGTCAACATCGGCGATACCGTCAAAGTTGGTCAAACCCTTTGCATCATTGAGGCCATGAAGTTACTCAATGAAATCGAATCAGAAAAAGATGGTGTTATTAAAGAAATCCTTTGCGAAAACGGCCAAGGCGTTGAGTTTGATCAGCCTCTATTTGTCATTGCATAA
- a CDS encoding TlpA family protein disulfide reductase, producing the protein MNRRQWIIAGAVCILALLAGVVSSRWISQTGLASDPSIKAFFGNSWQTADGKAANSENWRNKILVVNFWASWRPPA; encoded by the coding sequence TTGAACCGAAGACAATGGATTATTGCTGGCGCTGTTTGTATTCTTGCGCTTCTCGCTGGCGTAGTGTCATCGCGCTGGATATCTCAAACTGGGCTAGCGAGTGACCCCTCAATCAAGGCATTTTTTGGCAATTCTTGGCAAACCGCAGATGGCAAAGCAGCAAATTCCGAAAATTGGCGTAACAAAATCCTCGTTGTGAATTTTTGGGCATCCTGGCGCCCCCCTGCGTAG
- the accC gene encoding acetyl-CoA carboxylase biotin carboxylase subunit, with protein MFDKILIANRGEIALRIQRACRELGIKTVVVYSTADKEAKYVKLADEAVCIGPAPSPQSYLNMPAIISAAEVTDAEAIHPGYGFLSENADFAERVEKSGFAFIGPRAESIRLMGDKVSAKRAMIKAGVPCVPGSEGALPDDPKEIIATAKRVGYPVIIKAAGGGGGRGMRVVHTEAHLINAVNMTREEAGRAFGNPEVYMEKFLEKPRHVEIQILADTHGNAIWLGERDCSIQRRHQKVIEEAPAPGIDRRLIAKIGERCAEACRKIGYRGAGTFEFLYENGEFFFIEMNTRVQVEHPVTEMITGVDIVQEQIRIAAGLKLSYRQKDIIFRGHAIECRLNAEDPFKFTPSPGRIGSFHMPGGPGIRVDSHAYSGYMVPSNYDSMIGKLIAYGNTREQAIRRMQIALSEMVIDGITTNIPLHRELMLDPNFMEGGTSIHYLEHRLEEQAASRGKS; from the coding sequence ATGTTCGATAAGATTCTGATCGCCAATCGGGGAGAAATTGCTCTCCGTATCCAACGCGCATGTCGCGAGTTGGGAATCAAAACTGTGGTGGTGTATTCCACTGCCGATAAAGAAGCTAAGTATGTAAAGCTTGCAGATGAGGCTGTTTGTATTGGGCCAGCACCATCACCGCAGAGCTATCTCAATATGCCTGCCATTATTTCTGCTGCAGAGGTCACAGACGCAGAAGCAATTCATCCGGGTTATGGCTTTCTCTCTGAAAACGCTGATTTTGCCGAGCGTGTAGAAAAATCCGGCTTTGCTTTTATTGGTCCGCGTGCAGAATCGATACGCTTGATGGGCGACAAAGTCTCCGCGAAGCGCGCCATGATTAAAGCGGGCGTACCTTGCGTTCCTGGGTCGGAAGGCGCCTTACCAGATGATCCGAAAGAAATTATTGCTACAGCCAAGAGGGTTGGCTATCCAGTCATCATTAAAGCAGCCGGCGGTGGTGGTGGCCGCGGAATGCGTGTTGTTCACACTGAAGCGCATCTTATCAATGCGGTCAATATGACGCGCGAAGAAGCGGGTCGTGCTTTTGGCAATCCAGAAGTCTATATGGAGAAGTTTTTAGAAAAACCTCGCCACGTAGAGATCCAAATTTTGGCCGACACTCACGGGAATGCAATTTGGTTGGGCGAACGCGATTGCTCCATACAACGCCGCCATCAAAAAGTGATTGAAGAAGCTCCAGCGCCTGGTATTGATCGTCGCCTGATCGCCAAAATTGGCGAGCGTTGCGCAGAAGCATGTAGAAAAATTGGCTATCGCGGTGCAGGTACATTTGAATTTCTCTATGAGAATGGTGAATTCTTCTTCATTGAGATGAATACCCGCGTTCAGGTGGAGCACCCTGTAACCGAAATGATTACTGGGGTTGATATCGTTCAAGAGCAAATTCGTATCGCGGCTGGCCTGAAGTTAAGTTACCGCCAAAAAGATATTATTTTCCGTGGCCATGCTATTGAGTGCCGCTTAAACGCCGAAGATCCATTCAAATTCACTCCAAGTCCTGGCCGCATTGGTTCATTCCACATGCCTGGCGGTCCTGGCATTCGCGTTGATTCACACGCTTATAGCGGCTACATGGTGCCTTCAAATTACGACTCCATGATTGGTAAACTAATTGCTTATGGCAATACACGCGAACAAGCAATTCGTCGGATGCAAATTGCTCTTTCTGAGATGGTGATTGATGGCATCACCACCAACATACCGCTCCATCGCGAATTGATGCTCGACCCCAACTTCATGGAAGGTGGCACCAGCATTCATTATCTGGAGCACCGCCTAGAAGAGCAGGCAGCGAGCCGCGGAAAATCTTAA
- a CDS encoding thioredoxin domain-containing protein → MPALNKISQQYADKNVLIVGIGIDSPSNIREFLEKTLFPTR, encoded by the coding sequence ATGCCCGCCTTAAACAAAATCTCTCAGCAATACGCAGATAAAAATGTATTAATTGTTGGTATCGGTATCGATTCACCGTCTAACATACGTGAATTTCTGGAAAAAACCCTGTTTCCTACCCGATAG